The following nucleotide sequence is from Vanessa cardui chromosome 3, ilVanCard2.1, whole genome shotgun sequence.
tttttgatttcaCTAAAAAGTTTAATCAAGATggacatgaaaaataaatatatggagcatttttttatctgtgtttaATAACTGtactcatataataaatatttaagtttatgcATTTGCTTTTGGTTACATGATGATATAATATGATGATCTTATGACATAAACACcagttaacattattttaaataaaaattgataatattttgaaaacaaattatagaatatacctaagtatatatatatttttgcaaacAGCAATTACAACCAATTGGAATTATTTGAGGGGTAAAAAAACAAAGCATAATTTATctgtaatgatattatttataaatacagtcaTATATACACACTTGACATAAGTTCTTCCTATGTGTgaacaataattttcatattaatttatcacccatttataaaatgattttattcacCTTTTATTTCCTATATTGAGTTtgaatgttgttgtttttggcACGTGTCTTATTGTCAATGATATCCTTGTATCGCGTGACACTGTTGTACCTTTTACATATTTATCAGAACACATGTTTAAGTTTACTACAAAATCATCCAACAAATCTTCACTCACTTCATCAATACTATGTAAATAGTAGCTAAACAACTTATCCTGTAAGACAAGTAAACTTCTTGGTTCCAAGAGAAAAGAGAACACtggtttgaatttagaacattcATTAGAAATTGGCTGcaagaattttaatattgtatgtgAACCTGCAGAGATAGTTGTTATTGTAGGGTAGAATAATGATCCATCTAAATGTGGGAGTATGCCTTGGTCAGGTAAGTATTCATTAACTAGGACATGATTGGGTTTATTTccattcattaaatttaaactatgaaTTCTTTCATTATATGTTTGCAGCCAATGTGGTATTTCTTCAGCTATCATGCCTTTACTATGAGGAATTCCACCCCAATTCTGTAATCGCCTGTTGGAAAGTTGGGTCCACTTTGGTTTTGGAGATgagtatatatttgataaaatatatttttcttcctGGGGTGTTATAAACTCTGATACATAATATGCTGTTGGCTCAACctgtaattaacaaattaaatattgtatactgATTTAAAGTGGTAATGAAATTAGGCATTACAGTATAAATGTGTACatccataataaatatataatatatattatggttTTACAtttcaatctatttaaaaaatgtatatttaaaaagagcaattattataaaattaaaaaattaaaaattagataAGGCTGATAACTATGCGAAGGCAAGATAACTGATAAAAGTATTGTATTAAGGTATAAGGAATTCATTCATGTATTGTATCAAGTTaaaggtaattaaaataaataataacttacagtggttactttataattttgtataggaAATGTATcgtttatcattttatttcatcacTAAAATTACAAATGAGTCACAATTATTTTGGtagttaaataatttgataatataaacAACAACGAATTCAAATAcgttttgagttttttttttaatatattccttacacaataaaaaatattatttgttcacTCAGAAGTCGGAACCTATTTATAAGATTATCATTTCATTATTATGACAGGTACAAGAcagttaaaagtaatattaacaaattgacAGTCAGTTGACATTTGACCATGAATCAGGATATACTTAGtcttaaaattcataaatggTAAAACGAAGGTTTtaatccaattttttttaattcatttgtgTGTCATTTCCGAATTCAAATCACTTGTAATCCTAGACGTATATATTTCTGgtacatactttttattaagtatacaaTACCTACTTTTCATGTAAACTTAAAAGTAACGAGATTCTTTTAATACATAGTAGATGCAAAATGAGAATTATCTACATGTGTATGCACCATAttacaagtttttattattcttactaTGATACAAATGTTTCAAAGAAAATTTTGATTTCACCTATTTTTAAAcctaaataatgtttaatgatACTACTAATTTAGTAACTTTATTCTTACTTCACGTACGCAAACGATGGGTGTTGTAACACTTGCAATAAGACTGATATTGGCGATAACGTGTAATTGCGAATTTTAACGCAAATTCCAGTTAAAATACCGATTCAATAACTAACTTCCAACGGTGGAGTGTGGCGACTGTTAGGgccaataaaaaagtaaagtaaagtaacagcctgtaaatttcccactgttgagataaggcctcctcttccatcaaggaaaTGGTTTTAgccaataataattgtataataaacatCTTGAAATCAATGATAATGGAAATAGAGTATTTCGTTAAAAcacacatataacatttataaatacttacagccattggaaattaaatattttgtagtaatatAGCGCAGTCATTACAAAGTATTAACCTTctctaatttaaattatatccaTCAGTTATATCTAGCAATTTTCAGGTCTATACGAAGTTTTGTAAATTGAAATGTCTATTTTgattcggctttttaatttagattattcTAAAAGTAATACTACAGTCGACTTGtgcaaaaaatgtaattaaagtcTAATGTCCCAAATTTAGATTtttctcatttttataaaaagggCAGGTGTGATTGCAAAAATAGGTAGGGCATAGATTGCAGATCATgcaattatctataaaaaaatatatccatgcTTTTGTTATTAGTACCACCATTCCGAATATATCGCGATGGCAAggaatgaaaatacaaaataatataccatGGTCTGTATGCATC
It contains:
- the LOC124543607 gene encoding alpha-ketoglutarate-dependent dioxygenase alkB homolog 6; amino-acid sequence: MINDTFPIQNYKVTTVEPTAYYVSEFITPQEEKYILSNIYSSPKPKWTQLSNRRLQNWGGIPHSKGMIAEEIPHWLQTYNERIHSLNLMNGNKPNHVLVNEYLPDQGILPHLDGSLFYPTITTISAGSHTILKFLQPISNECSKFKPVFSFLLEPRSLLVLQDKLFSYYLHSIDEVSEDLLDDFVVNLNMCSDKYVKGTTVSRDTRISLTIRHVPKTTTFKLNIGNKR